One Micromonospora sp. WMMD1120 genomic region harbors:
- a CDS encoding SGNH/GDSL hydrolase family protein, with the protein MWQRYVAIGDSTTEGLDDPDGLGGYRGWADRFALAVARAQGGLEYANLAIRGRTTALIRAEQLQPALDLAPDLATVVAGMNDVLRPSFDAGKVAADVAAMQQALVEQGATVLTFTMPDPAPVMPLARPLRGRVLALNEALRAATARTGATLVDLGAHPVASDPRLWSDDRLHANSAGHERIAAALAYTAGLPGFDDSWTRPLPTAVRRRRGEVWGAELAWTRRHLLPWLVRHLRGRSSGDDRVAKRPVPLPVPLD; encoded by the coding sequence ATGTGGCAGCGGTACGTGGCGATCGGCGACAGCACCACCGAAGGGCTCGACGACCCGGACGGTCTCGGCGGCTACCGGGGGTGGGCCGACCGGTTCGCCCTGGCGGTCGCCCGCGCCCAGGGCGGCCTGGAGTACGCCAACCTGGCCATCCGGGGGCGGACCACCGCGCTGATCCGGGCCGAACAGCTCCAGCCCGCCCTCGATCTGGCCCCCGACCTGGCCACCGTCGTCGCGGGCATGAACGACGTGCTGCGCCCCTCCTTCGACGCGGGCAAGGTCGCCGCTGATGTCGCGGCGATGCAGCAGGCACTCGTCGAGCAGGGTGCCACGGTGCTGACGTTCACGATGCCGGACCCGGCGCCCGTGATGCCGCTGGCCCGGCCGCTCCGGGGTCGCGTACTGGCGCTCAACGAGGCGCTGCGGGCCGCCACCGCGCGGACCGGCGCCACACTCGTCGACCTGGGCGCCCACCCCGTCGCCTCCGATCCCCGGCTGTGGAGCGACGACCGGCTGCACGCCAACAGCGCCGGACACGAGCGGATCGCCGCGGCCCTGGCGTACACGGCGGGTCTGCCCGGGTTCGACGACTCCTGGACGCGGCCGTTGCCGACGGCGGTGCGGCGACGTCGGGGTGAGGTGTGGGGCGCGGAGCTGGCCTGGACCCGCCGGCACCTGCTGCCCTGGCTGGTCCGGCACCTGCGCGGCCGGTCGTCGGGCGATGACCGGGTGGCCAAGCGGCCCGTGCCGCTGCCGGTGCCGCTGGATTAG
- a CDS encoding magnesium and cobalt transport protein CorA: MDQPVVRERAGRGVRALARRLLGRVEDDSPGPRRSNPDAVVDCAVYVNGQREPGRQHYADAYARTRRGRDAFVWLGLHDPGPAVLAAVGRTFGLDELTVEQALADGHRPTVQRHGPVTLLVLRTAGYVEHDELTDTSEVIDTGDVMVLLGDRFAITVRHGAAGALTSVRADLEGRPTLLATGPWAVAYAVCARMVDSYLEVAGHVERDLERVEEAVFARGRSADIQHVYQLKREVVEFKRAVLPLQAPMRTLLEPDGPPRALHRWFVDVDGRLSRAVDRVAAYDDLLTSIVQSRLAQLAVEQNNDMRKIAAWAAIAATQTGIAGIYGMNFDHMPELAWRYGYAAALALMALTALALHRLFRRSGWL; the protein is encoded by the coding sequence GTGGATCAGCCGGTGGTACGGGAGCGGGCCGGTCGAGGCGTACGCGCCCTGGCCCGTCGACTGCTCGGACGCGTCGAGGACGACTCCCCCGGCCCTCGCCGGTCCAACCCGGACGCCGTCGTCGACTGCGCCGTCTACGTCAACGGCCAGCGGGAGCCCGGCCGACAGCACTACGCCGACGCGTACGCCCGGACCCGGCGCGGTCGCGACGCGTTCGTGTGGCTGGGACTGCACGACCCCGGCCCGGCGGTGCTGGCCGCGGTGGGCCGGACCTTCGGCCTCGACGAGCTGACTGTCGAACAGGCGCTCGCCGACGGACACCGGCCCACCGTGCAGCGCCACGGGCCGGTGACGCTGCTGGTGCTGCGCACCGCCGGGTACGTGGAGCACGACGAGCTGACCGACACCTCCGAGGTGATCGACACCGGGGACGTGATGGTGCTGCTCGGTGACCGTTTCGCCATCACCGTCCGGCACGGGGCGGCAGGGGCGCTGACCAGTGTCCGAGCCGACCTGGAGGGCCGCCCGACGCTGCTGGCCACCGGTCCGTGGGCGGTGGCGTACGCGGTCTGCGCCCGCATGGTCGACTCCTACCTCGAAGTGGCCGGGCACGTCGAACGGGACCTGGAACGGGTCGAGGAGGCGGTGTTCGCCCGCGGTCGCAGCGCTGACATCCAGCACGTCTACCAGCTCAAACGGGAGGTGGTGGAGTTCAAACGTGCGGTGCTGCCACTGCAGGCGCCGATGCGTACGCTGCTCGAACCCGACGGCCCGCCGCGCGCCCTGCACCGCTGGTTCGTCGACGTCGACGGCCGCCTGAGCCGGGCCGTGGACCGGGTGGCCGCGTACGACGACCTGCTCACCTCGATCGTCCAGTCGCGGCTGGCCCAGCTCGCCGTCGAGCAGAACAACGACATGCGCAAGATCGCCGCATGGGCGGCCATCGCGGCGACGCAGACCGGCATCGCCGGCATCTACGGCATGAACTTCGACCACATGCCGGAGCTGGCCTGGCGCTACGGCTACGCCGCGGCCCTGGCCCTGATGGCGCTCACGGCCCTGGCCCTGCACCGGCTGTTCCGCCGCTCCGGCTGGCTCTGA
- a CDS encoding class F sortase, with protein MVALLGVSGLGLIAVGLTADPPRPPRPPADAPRRAAPPPDLAPLPRAAPVGVRIPAIDVHADVVSVGTDTAGVLEVPPLDRPTLAGWYRHGVSPGEAGNAVLVGHVDAPSGPAVFFDLGRLSAGQQIQVTRADARVATFTVDEVRAYPKENFPSTLVYGPADVAGLRLITCGGRFDAATGNYVDNIIVFATRTA; from the coding sequence GTGGTCGCCCTGCTCGGCGTCAGCGGGCTCGGGCTGATCGCGGTCGGCCTCACCGCCGACCCGCCCCGGCCGCCACGACCGCCGGCCGACGCGCCGAGACGCGCCGCACCCCCGCCGGACCTGGCGCCACTGCCCCGCGCCGCGCCGGTCGGGGTGCGGATCCCCGCCATCGACGTCCACGCCGACGTCGTGTCGGTCGGCACGGACACCGCCGGGGTGCTGGAGGTGCCGCCCCTGGACCGGCCCACCCTCGCCGGCTGGTACCGGCACGGGGTGAGCCCCGGCGAGGCCGGCAACGCCGTCCTGGTCGGACACGTCGACGCGCCGTCCGGGCCGGCGGTCTTCTTCGACCTCGGGCGCCTGAGCGCCGGCCAGCAGATCCAGGTCACCCGCGCCGACGCGCGGGTCGCCACGTTCACGGTGGACGAGGTGCGCGCGTACCCCAAGGAGAACTTCCCCAGCACACTGGTGTACGGCCCGGCGGACGTCGCCGGGCTGCGCCTGATCACCTGCGGCGGCCGGTTCGACGCCGCGACCGGCAACTACGTCGACAACATCATCGTCTTCGCCACCCGTACCGCCTGA
- a CDS encoding lycopene cyclase family protein — protein MWQRGVVTDTAPLDVDLALLGGGGAASLLLAALDRHRVRGLRIAVVDPVRRRGQDRTWAFWGRPDPDLEPLLSASWSQVEVATAARRRVLDLAPLRYAMLRSGPVYDRAAEAERRLDVVRIAAPADEVRDEGTRVLVRTGGGGAIRAGWVLDSRPRPPARAGRTTWLQHFRGWWLEADRPTFDPARAVLMDFRTPQPARGVSFGYVLPVDDRYALVEYTEFSPTLLDDAGYDAALAGYRDLLGLDPAGLRVREVENGVIPMTDAPFPARPTPHVVRLGTAGGATRPSTGFTFSAMYRQADQVARALAAGRAPVPAAAYPSRHRWMDAVALRALDRGGVGGPEFFDRLFDRNPAERVLRFLDGMTTPAEEVAVMNSTRLLPMIAATAGDAAHRVRDRLRTTRPAPAIPPAVVGHADVPAPPLAQDDARSR, from the coding sequence GTGTGGCAGCGTGGTGTCGTGACCGACACCGCGCCACTGGACGTCGACCTCGCGCTGCTCGGGGGTGGCGGCGCGGCGTCGCTGCTGCTCGCCGCGCTGGACCGGCACCGCGTCCGGGGCCTGCGGATCGCCGTCGTCGACCCGGTCCGTCGGCGCGGCCAGGACCGCACCTGGGCCTTCTGGGGCCGTCCCGACCCGGACCTGGAACCGCTGCTCAGCGCGAGCTGGTCGCAGGTCGAGGTCGCGACGGCGGCGCGCCGTCGTGTCCTGGACCTGGCCCCGCTGCGGTACGCCATGCTCCGCTCCGGCCCGGTCTACGACCGGGCTGCCGAAGCCGAGCGCCGGCTGGACGTCGTCCGGATCGCCGCGCCCGCCGACGAGGTCCGTGACGAGGGCACCCGGGTGCTGGTGCGTACCGGCGGCGGGGGCGCCATCCGGGCCGGCTGGGTGCTCGACTCCCGCCCCCGGCCGCCGGCCCGGGCGGGGCGGACCACCTGGTTGCAACACTTCCGGGGCTGGTGGCTGGAGGCCGACCGACCGACGTTCGACCCGGCGCGGGCGGTGCTGATGGACTTCCGTACCCCGCAACCGGCGCGGGGCGTCTCGTTCGGTTACGTGCTGCCGGTGGACGACCGCTACGCCCTTGTCGAGTACACCGAGTTCTCGCCGACGCTGCTCGACGACGCCGGATACGACGCGGCGCTCGCCGGCTACCGGGACCTGCTCGGGCTGGACCCGGCCGGGTTGCGGGTGCGCGAGGTGGAGAACGGCGTGATCCCGATGACCGACGCGCCGTTCCCGGCCCGACCCACCCCCCACGTGGTACGGCTCGGCACGGCCGGCGGCGCGACCCGCCCCTCCACCGGCTTCACCTTCTCCGCGATGTACCGCCAGGCCGACCAGGTGGCCCGCGCGCTGGCGGCGGGCCGGGCGCCGGTGCCGGCGGCCGCGTACCCGAGTCGGCACCGCTGGATGGACGCGGTGGCGCTGCGTGCGCTGGACCGGGGCGGGGTGGGCGGCCCCGAGTTCTTCGACCGGCTCTTCGACCGCAACCCGGCCGAGCGGGTGCTGCGCTTCCTCGACGGCATGACCACCCCGGCCGAGGAGGTGGCGGTCATGAACTCCACCCGGCTGCTGCCGATGATCGCCGCGACCGCCGGCGACGCCGCGCACCGCGTCCGCGACCGGCTGCGTACGACCCGGCCGGCCCCGGCCATCCCGCCGGCCGTGGTGGGGCACGCCGACGTGCCCGCGCCCCCACTGGCTCAGGACGACGCCCGCTCCCGGTAG
- the rnhA gene encoding ribonuclease HI → MVDAAAGRGVQIWTDGACSGNPGPGGWGALLRYGDHERELCGGEATPTTNNRMELMAAIQALESLNRPVTVELHTDSTYVRNGITGWLASWKRNGWRTAAKQPVKNADLWQRLEAACERHEVTWLWVKGHNGHPENERADRLANKGMTEARAALAGR, encoded by the coding sequence ATGGTGGACGCGGCGGCCGGCAGGGGCGTGCAGATCTGGACCGACGGGGCGTGCAGTGGCAACCCCGGGCCGGGTGGGTGGGGCGCGCTGCTGCGCTACGGCGATCACGAGCGCGAGCTGTGCGGCGGCGAGGCCACGCCCACCACCAACAACCGGATGGAGCTGATGGCGGCCATCCAGGCGTTGGAGAGCCTGAACCGGCCGGTCACCGTCGAGCTGCACACCGACAGCACGTACGTGCGCAACGGCATCACCGGTTGGCTGGCCTCGTGGAAGCGCAACGGGTGGCGGACCGCCGCCAAGCAGCCGGTGAAGAACGCCGACCTGTGGCAGCGGTTGGAGGCGGCCTGCGAACGGCACGAGGTCACCTGGCTGTGGGTCAAGGGGCACAACGGGCACCCGGAGAACGAGCGCGCCGACCGGCTCGCCAACAAGGGCATGACCGAGGCGCGGGCCGCCCTGGCGGGGCGCTGA
- a CDS encoding preprotein translocase YidC: MGYRKRDGELPGDPQHSEDEAGQVPLVQVEADTEVPAPADTDARPDIVTEPDSSGVVGGSSGSSGGGSSMPGHPDATR, from the coding sequence GTGGGCTACCGAAAGCGCGACGGTGAGCTGCCGGGCGACCCGCAGCACAGCGAGGACGAGGCCGGCCAGGTGCCGCTGGTGCAGGTCGAGGCGGACACCGAGGTCCCCGCGCCGGCGGACACCGACGCCCGCCCGGACATCGTGACCGAGCCCGACAGCTCGGGTGTCGTCGGTGGCTCGTCCGGCAGCAGCGGCGGCGGGTCGAGCATGCCGGGGCACCCGGACGCGACCCGCTGA
- a CDS encoding pentapeptide repeat-containing protein, which yields MSTSPAPPFGAARLRADCGRCFGLCCVVPAFAASADFAIDKPAGHACPNLGPDHRCGIHSELRQRGFPGCTVFDCFGAGQQVAQVTFGGRDWRDAPETLPAMAEAFAVLRPLHELLWYLTEAIALHPPDDLRAGLERAHAETLTLTEGDPAQLRTVDVAGHRSRVNPLLSRAGDEARAPGGVDHRGAHLLGADLRRVDLRRANLRGALLVGADLRGTDLGLADVTGADLRGADVRGADLRRTLFLHQSQLDAARGDTHTRLPRTLTRPTHWTALPLTPVRQPTRSPVPGRRGRRR from the coding sequence GTGTCGACCAGCCCCGCGCCGCCGTTCGGGGCAGCGCGGCTGCGCGCCGACTGCGGACGCTGCTTCGGCCTCTGCTGCGTGGTGCCCGCCTTCGCCGCGTCGGCGGACTTCGCGATCGACAAGCCGGCCGGCCACGCCTGCCCCAACCTGGGCCCGGACCACCGCTGCGGCATCCACTCGGAGCTGCGGCAACGGGGGTTCCCCGGCTGCACGGTGTTCGACTGCTTCGGGGCCGGGCAGCAGGTCGCCCAGGTGACCTTCGGCGGGCGCGACTGGCGGGACGCGCCGGAGACGTTGCCGGCGATGGCGGAGGCGTTCGCCGTGCTGCGACCGCTGCACGAACTGCTCTGGTATCTCACCGAGGCGATCGCGCTGCATCCGCCGGACGATCTGCGCGCCGGCTTGGAACGCGCCCACGCCGAGACGCTGACGCTGACCGAGGGGGACCCCGCGCAGCTTCGTACTGTCGACGTCGCCGGCCACCGGAGTCGGGTCAACCCGCTGCTGTCCCGGGCCGGCGACGAGGCCCGCGCCCCCGGCGGCGTCGACCACCGGGGAGCGCATCTGCTCGGGGCGGACCTGCGGCGCGTCGACCTGCGCCGGGCCAACCTGCGCGGGGCGTTGCTCGTCGGCGCCGACCTGCGCGGAACGGACCTCGGCCTGGCCGACGTCACCGGCGCGGACCTGCGCGGCGCCGACGTTCGGGGCGCGGACCTGCGGCGCACGCTCTTCCTGCACCAGAGCCAACTGGACGCCGCACGGGGTGACACGCACACCAGGCTGCCGCGGACGCTCACCCGACCGACGCACTGGACGGCGCTGCCGCTCACCCCGGTTCGTCAGCCGACCCGCTCCCCCGTACCCGGCCGGCGGGGACGGCGCCGCTGA
- a CDS encoding SDR family oxidoreductase: MAQRYENYPRTAVVTGADSGIGKACAVALAEAGFEIGITWYGDPDGAERTATEVRATGRRCEVAEVDLTLLPGAAGVVDELADRLGGIGVLVNNAGTGASTPFVDTGWEQWREVLAVDLDAPFLCAQRAARRMRATGAGGRIINITSVHEHAPRVGSAAYCAAKGGLGLLTRVMAQELAADGITVNAVAPGEIATPMTGQEDVDPFTQERPGVPLGRPGDAREVAAVVALLASPAAGYVTGASWPVDGGMLLMGPQAAALTNDDWRSV; encoded by the coding sequence ATGGCGCAGCGATACGAGAACTACCCGAGGACGGCGGTCGTCACCGGCGCGGACTCGGGCATCGGCAAGGCCTGCGCGGTGGCGCTGGCCGAGGCCGGCTTCGAGATCGGCATCACCTGGTACGGCGATCCCGACGGCGCGGAGCGGACGGCCACCGAGGTCCGTGCGACGGGGCGACGCTGCGAGGTCGCCGAGGTGGACCTGACCCTACTGCCGGGCGCCGCCGGGGTGGTGGACGAGTTGGCCGACCGGCTGGGCGGCATCGGGGTGCTGGTCAACAACGCCGGCACCGGCGCCTCGACTCCGTTCGTCGACACCGGGTGGGAGCAGTGGCGCGAGGTGCTCGCCGTCGACCTGGACGCGCCCTTCCTGTGCGCCCAGCGGGCCGCGCGACGGATGCGGGCCACCGGGGCCGGCGGGCGGATCATCAACATCACCAGCGTGCACGAGCATGCGCCCCGGGTGGGCTCCGCCGCGTACTGCGCCGCGAAGGGCGGGCTGGGGCTGTTGACCCGGGTGATGGCCCAGGAGCTCGCCGCCGACGGGATCACCGTCAACGCCGTCGCTCCGGGCGAGATCGCCACGCCCATGACCGGTCAGGAGGATGTCGACCCGTTCACCCAGGAACGGCCCGGCGTGCCGTTGGGGCGCCCCGGCGACGCCCGGGAGGTGGCAGCGGTCGTCGCGCTGCTCGCCTCTCCCGCCGCCGGCTACGTCACCGGCGCGTCCTGGCCCGTCGACGGGGGCATGCTGCTGATGGGCCCGCAGGCCGCGGCGTTGACGAACGACGACTGGAGATCGGTCTGA
- a CDS encoding MBL fold metallo-hydrolase, which produces MRITRFTHSCVRVEHDGGVLVVDPGTWSEPRALVGADAVLVTHEHTDHVDVLRLAGLGVPVYAPEGARLPNLAPLPVTRVRAGQDFTAAGIAVSAHGGRHATVHDGQPDCPNLGYLIGDQLYHPGDSLHVPDVPVRTVLVPAQGSWLRLDEAIRFGREVGAAAAYPIHDAQLNERGLAGVAGWFAETIPGYRHLVPGDTV; this is translated from the coding sequence GTGCGGATCACCCGGTTCACCCACTCGTGCGTCCGCGTCGAGCACGACGGCGGGGTGCTCGTCGTCGACCCGGGGACGTGGAGCGAGCCACGCGCGCTGGTCGGCGCGGACGCCGTCCTGGTCACCCACGAGCACACCGACCACGTGGATGTGCTGCGACTCGCGGGACTCGGCGTCCCGGTGTACGCCCCCGAGGGCGCCCGGCTGCCGAATCTCGCGCCGTTGCCGGTGACCCGGGTCCGGGCGGGCCAAGACTTCACGGCGGCCGGCATCGCGGTCAGCGCGCACGGCGGTCGGCACGCCACAGTCCACGATGGACAACCCGACTGTCCCAACCTCGGGTATCTGATCGGTGACCAGCTCTACCACCCGGGCGACTCGCTGCACGTGCCGGACGTGCCGGTGCGCACAGTGCTGGTCCCGGCGCAGGGCTCGTGGCTGCGCCTGGACGAGGCGATCCGGTTCGGCCGCGAGGTGGGCGCGGCGGCGGCGTACCCGATCCACGACGCCCAGCTCAACGAGCGCGGCCTGGCCGGTGTCGCCGGTTGGTTCGCCGAGACGATCCCCGGCTACCGCCACCTCGTCCCCGGTGACACCGTCTGA
- a CDS encoding low temperature requirement protein A, which produces MTAGRGVELLRPPMSSGRATFLELFFDLAFVVALTQVSHRFAELHDDTGWALVLGLARTLLLFLALWLIWSHTVWITSRYEPERSIIQAVVIGTMLAGLVLAVALPGAMEERALPFAVAYLVVMLVRPLVVAAALRGHPRRLVPFRLAIWGTVSAPLWLAGAWGPDHLRLPLWAAAVAVDYLAWALGWPVPRLGASTVGRWRIAGSHLADRHQQMVLVALGESILVIGVVFGGADYSASRIAAFVVAFATSALLWRIYFHRAGLLLTEALDRASLPARLGTASERTHLLVVLSVLVTAVGYEMVIDHPFGPARPTWLLFVIGGPALFLAARMRLQNQIFGQATRPMRIGVVALLLSTPALWRAPPMVALSEVAVVLALVALLDARGSRRHPLDVPAGPPGPEGSADRDIEA; this is translated from the coding sequence ATGACGGCGGGACGCGGCGTCGAGTTGCTGCGCCCGCCGATGAGTTCGGGCCGCGCCACGTTCCTGGAGCTCTTCTTCGACCTGGCGTTCGTGGTGGCCCTCACCCAGGTCTCGCACCGATTCGCCGAGCTGCACGACGACACCGGCTGGGCGCTCGTGCTCGGGCTCGCGCGTACCCTGCTGCTGTTCCTGGCGCTCTGGCTGATCTGGTCACACACCGTCTGGATCACCAGCCGGTACGAACCGGAGCGGTCGATCATCCAGGCCGTCGTCATCGGCACCATGCTCGCGGGCCTGGTGCTGGCGGTGGCACTGCCGGGCGCGATGGAGGAGCGGGCGCTGCCGTTCGCCGTCGCGTACCTGGTGGTGATGCTGGTGCGGCCGCTGGTGGTCGCCGCCGCGCTGCGTGGGCACCCGCGGCGGCTGGTGCCGTTCCGGTTGGCCATCTGGGGGACGGTGAGCGCTCCGCTCTGGCTGGCCGGCGCCTGGGGGCCGGACCACCTTCGGCTGCCGCTGTGGGCCGCCGCCGTCGCCGTCGACTATCTCGCCTGGGCCCTGGGCTGGCCGGTGCCGCGACTCGGGGCCTCGACGGTGGGCCGCTGGCGGATCGCCGGGTCGCACCTCGCCGACCGTCACCAGCAGATGGTCCTCGTCGCCCTCGGCGAGTCGATCCTGGTCATCGGCGTGGTGTTCGGCGGTGCGGACTATTCGGCGTCACGGATCGCGGCCTTCGTCGTCGCGTTCGCCACCAGCGCGCTGCTCTGGCGGATCTACTTCCACCGCGCCGGTCTGCTGCTCACCGAGGCGCTGGACCGGGCGAGCTTGCCCGCCCGACTGGGCACGGCCTCGGAGCGTACCCACCTCTTGGTCGTGCTCAGCGTGCTGGTCACCGCCGTCGGCTACGAGATGGTGATCGATCATCCATTCGGGCCGGCGCGGCCGACCTGGCTGCTGTTCGTCATCGGGGGTCCGGCGCTCTTCCTCGCCGCCCGGATGCGATTGCAGAACCAGATCTTCGGTCAGGCCACCCGGCCCATGCGGATCGGCGTGGTGGCCCTGCTGCTGTCCACACCGGCGTTGTGGCGTGCGCCGCCGATGGTCGCGCTGAGCGAGGTGGCCGTGGTGCTGGCGCTGGTCGCGCTCCTCGACGCGCGGGGCAGCCGGCGACACCCGTTGGACGTCCCGGCCGGGCCGCCCGGTCCCGAGGGCTCCGCCGATCGGGACATCGAGGCGTGA
- a CDS encoding TetR/AcrR family transcriptional regulator, protein MTRTESEARPSAARLRLLQTASRIFYAEGIHAVGVDRIVAEANVTRATFYRHFPSKDDLILAYLREIRQLERGMVDAATAAHPAPVDALRAIADAIGANIQSPTFRGCAFLNAAAEYPATDHPVHKEVIAHRQWFLGTLTGLLAQVHEESADPSARHFVMLRDGAMAAGCLFDPALVAETFTRGVDGLLRANADRDSSTPTR, encoded by the coding sequence ATGACGCGCACCGAATCCGAGGCCCGGCCCTCCGCGGCGCGACTGCGGCTGCTCCAGACGGCGAGCAGGATCTTCTACGCCGAGGGGATCCACGCCGTCGGCGTCGACCGGATCGTCGCCGAGGCGAATGTGACCCGGGCCACGTTCTACCGGCACTTTCCCAGCAAGGACGACCTCATCCTGGCGTACCTGCGGGAGATCCGGCAGCTCGAGCGCGGCATGGTCGACGCGGCCACCGCCGCCCACCCCGCGCCGGTCGACGCGCTCCGCGCCATCGCCGACGCCATCGGGGCAAACATCCAGTCCCCCACGTTCCGCGGGTGCGCCTTCCTGAACGCGGCGGCCGAGTACCCCGCCACCGACCACCCGGTGCACAAGGAGGTCATCGCCCACCGGCAGTGGTTCCTGGGCACCCTCACCGGGCTGTTGGCGCAGGTTCACGAGGAGTCGGCCGACCCGTCCGCGCGCCACTTCGTCATGCTGCGCGACGGCGCGATGGCGGCCGGCTGCCTGTTCGATCCCGCGCTGGTGGCCGAGACCTTCACCCGTGGCGTCGACGGGCTGCTGCGCGCCAACGCCGACCGGGACTCGTCCACGCCCACCCGATAG
- a CDS encoding NAD(P)/FAD-dependent oxidoreductase — MTTIEYDVVVIGAGPVGENVADRVVRGGLTAAVIERELVGGECSYWACMPTKALLRSASALRAARHLPGAREAVTGNLDAAAVLARRDSFAAHWKDDGQVSWLDSAGIALHRGHGRIVAARVVEVTDADGGTTRLTARHAVVVATGSGALLPDIPGLREAAPWSSREAASAHSVPRRLAIIGGGVVASEMATAFAALGSSVTMLARDRVLPTVEPFASELVTDSLRAAGVSVRVGAAAVAVRRDESGTVHVVTAEGEPVDADEVLVAVGRTPNTQDLGLETVGLTPGAWLPVDDTLRVVGGGGWLYAAGDVNRRVLLTHQGKYQARAVGDVIVARATGEAVEDGRWGRHVATADERAVPQVVFTDPEIASVGLTAAAAEAAGLRVRVVDHDLGAVAGAALHADGYRGRARMVVDEDRGVIVGCTFAGPDVAELIHAATIAIVGEVPLDRLWHAVPAYPTVSEVWLRLLETYGR, encoded by the coding sequence ATGACGACAATCGAGTACGACGTCGTCGTGATCGGCGCGGGTCCGGTCGGGGAGAACGTCGCCGACCGGGTGGTCCGGGGTGGCCTGACCGCCGCCGTGATCGAGCGGGAGCTGGTTGGCGGCGAGTGCTCGTACTGGGCCTGCATGCCGACCAAGGCGCTGCTGCGAAGCGCGTCCGCGCTGCGGGCGGCGCGTCACCTCCCGGGCGCCCGGGAGGCGGTGACGGGCAACCTGGACGCCGCCGCGGTGCTCGCCCGCCGGGACTCGTTCGCCGCGCACTGGAAGGACGACGGGCAGGTGTCCTGGCTCGACTCGGCGGGCATCGCCCTGCACCGCGGCCACGGGCGGATCGTCGCGGCCCGGGTCGTCGAGGTCACCGACGCCGACGGCGGCACCACCAGACTGACCGCGCGGCACGCGGTGGTCGTCGCGACCGGCAGTGGCGCGCTGCTGCCGGACATCCCCGGTCTGCGCGAGGCGGCCCCCTGGTCCAGCCGCGAGGCCGCCTCGGCCCACTCGGTCCCCCGCCGACTCGCCATCATCGGCGGTGGCGTGGTGGCGTCCGAGATGGCGACCGCGTTCGCCGCTCTGGGGTCCTCGGTGACGATGCTGGCCCGGGACCGGGTGCTGCCGACGGTCGAGCCGTTCGCCAGTGAGCTGGTGACCGACTCGCTGCGCGCTGCCGGCGTCTCGGTACGCGTCGGCGCGGCGGCCGTCGCCGTTCGCCGCGACGAGAGCGGGACGGTGCACGTCGTCACCGCCGAGGGCGAGCCGGTGGACGCCGACGAGGTGTTGGTGGCTGTCGGCCGGACGCCGAACACCCAGGACCTCGGCCTGGAGACCGTCGGGCTGACCCCCGGCGCCTGGCTGCCGGTCGACGACACGCTGCGCGTCGTCGGCGGCGGGGGGTGGCTGTACGCCGCCGGTGACGTGAACCGGCGGGTCCTCCTGACCCACCAGGGCAAGTACCAGGCACGCGCGGTCGGCGACGTGATCGTCGCCCGGGCGACGGGGGAGGCGGTCGAGGACGGCCGCTGGGGCCGGCACGTGGCAACGGCCGACGAGCGCGCCGTGCCACAGGTGGTCTTCACCGACCCGGAGATCGCGTCGGTGGGGCTGACCGCGGCCGCGGCCGAGGCCGCCGGGCTACGGGTCCGCGTCGTGGACCACGACCTGGGCGCGGTCGCCGGGGCCGCGCTGCACGCCGACGGCTACCGGGGACGGGCCCGGATGGTGGTCGACGAGGACCGCGGGGTGATCGTGGGTTGCACGTTCGCCGGCCCGGACGTCGCCGAACTGATCCACGCCGCGACGATCGCCATCGTCGGCGAGGTCCCGCTGGACCGCCTGTGGCACGCGGTTCCGGCGTACCCGACAGTCAGCGAGGTCTGGCTGCGCCTGCTGGAGACCTACGGCCGGTGA